One Cervus canadensis isolate Bull #8, Minnesota chromosome 1, ASM1932006v1, whole genome shotgun sequence genomic window carries:
- the SPHK1 gene encoding sphingosine kinase 1 isoform X2: MGAAAETPQHGVRDPATAGNDAGAPRAPATGGEGEPRHQDARLGSTDKELKSGATAADSVRTASGTPWQRGPRAEVMDAAGGSRNPLPRPCHVLVLLNPRGGKGKALQLFWSHVQPLLVQADVSFTLMLTERRNHARELVRTEDLRRWDALVVMSGDGLIHEVVNGLMERPDWETAIQKPLCSLPAGSGNAVAASLNHYAGYEQVTNEDLLTNCTQLLCRRLLAPMDLLSLQTACGQRLFSVLSLAWGFIADVDLESEKFRRLGEMRFALGTCLRLAALRTYRGSLAYLPAETPASRGAPAPTRAPQGPADTHVVPLEQPVPPHWTVVPEQDFVLVLALLHSHLASELFTAPMGRCSAGAMHLFYVRAGVSRATLLRLFLAMEKGRHMEYHCPHLVYVPVVAFRLEPKDGKGVFAVDGELLISGAVQGQVLPNYFWMVSGCRESPPSLKLQPSPRRRSQQRPPPAESR, translated from the exons ATGGGAGCAGCTGCAGAGACGCCCCAGCACGGAGTGAGGG ATCCGGCAACCGCAGGGAATGACGCGGGTGCCCCCAGAGCCCCGGCAACGGGCGGGGAGGGCGAGCCCCGTCACCAAGACGCCCGCCTGGGCAGCACCGATAAGGAGCTGAAGTCAGGAGCCACCGCGGCGGACAGCGTCCGGACAGCGTCGGGGACCCCTTGGCAGCGGGGGCCGCGGGCCGAGGTCATGGATGCAG CGGGCGGCTCCCGGAACCCGCTCCCAAGGCCCTGCCACGTGCTGGTGCTGTTAAATCCGCGCGGGGGCAAGGGCAAAGCCCTGCAGCTCTTCTGGAGCCACGTGCAGCCGCTGCTGGTCCAGGCCGACGTCTCCTTCACGCTGATGCTCACTG AGCGGCGGAACCACGCCCGGGAGCTGGTGCGCACCGAGGACCTGCGACGCTGGGACGCGCTGGTGGTCATGTCCGGGGACGGGCTGATCCACGAG GTGGTGAACGGGCTCATGGAGCGGCCTGACTGGGAGACCGCCATCCAGAAGCCCCTGTGTAGCCTTCCAGCCGGCTCTGGCAATGCGGTGGCCGCTTCTTTGAACCATTACGCCGG GTACGAGCAGGTGACCAACGAAGACCTCCTGACCAACTGCACCCAGCTGCTGTGCCGCCGGCTGCTGGCGCCGATGGACCTACTGTCCCTGCAGACCGCCTGCGGGCAGCGCCTCTTCTCCGTGCTCAGCCTGGCGTGGGGTTTCATCGCCGACGTGGATCTGGAGAGCGAGAAGTTTCGGAGGCTGGGTGAGATGCGCTTCGCTCTGGGCACCTGCCTGCGCCTGGCGGCCCTGCGCACCTACCGGGGCAGCCTGGCCTACCTGCCCGCAGAAACGCCGGCCTCCAGGGGGGCACCCGCCCCGACTCGGGCCCCGCAGGGCCCCGCGGACACCCACGTGGTTCCCCTGGAGCAGCCAGTGCCCCCTCACTGGACGGTGGTGCCGGAGCAGGACTTCGTGCTGGTGCTGGCGCTCCTGCACTCCCACCTGGCCAGTGAGCTTTTCACCGCCCCCATGGGCCGCTGTTCGGCCGGCGCCATGCACCTGTTCTACGTGCGCGCCGGCGTGTCCCGGGCCACGCTGCTGCGCCTCTTCCTGGCCATGGAGAAGGGCAGGCACATGGAGTACCACTGCCCCCACCTGGTGTACGTGCCCGTGGTCGCCTTCCGCCTGGAGCCCAAGGACGGGAAGGGTGTGTTTGCTGTGGATGGGGAACTGCTGATCAGCGGGGCTGTCCAGGGCCAGGTTCTCCCCAACTACTTCTGGATGGTCAGTGGCTGCAGGGAGTCCCCACCCTCTCTGAAACTGCAGCCCTCACCCCGAAGGAGGTCTCAGCAGAGGCCGCCCCCAGCAGAGAGCCGGTGA
- the SPHK1 gene encoding sphingosine kinase 1 isoform X1, translating into MPVRTAPPAWSQDLTGRPPPQGTAPDSTSAVSSPSDPATAGNDAGAPRAPATGGEGEPRHQDARLGSTDKELKSGATAADSVRTASGTPWQRGPRAEVMDAAGGSRNPLPRPCHVLVLLNPRGGKGKALQLFWSHVQPLLVQADVSFTLMLTERRNHARELVRTEDLRRWDALVVMSGDGLIHEVVNGLMERPDWETAIQKPLCSLPAGSGNAVAASLNHYAGYEQVTNEDLLTNCTQLLCRRLLAPMDLLSLQTACGQRLFSVLSLAWGFIADVDLESEKFRRLGEMRFALGTCLRLAALRTYRGSLAYLPAETPASRGAPAPTRAPQGPADTHVVPLEQPVPPHWTVVPEQDFVLVLALLHSHLASELFTAPMGRCSAGAMHLFYVRAGVSRATLLRLFLAMEKGRHMEYHCPHLVYVPVVAFRLEPKDGKGVFAVDGELLISGAVQGQVLPNYFWMVSGCRESPPSLKLQPSPRRRSQQRPPPAESR; encoded by the exons ATGCCGGTGCGCACGGCTCCCCCAGCGTGGTCCCAGGACCTAACGGGGCGCCCCCCACCTCAGGGTACCGCTCCAGACTCCACCAGTGCGGTCTCCTCTCCCTCAGATCCGGCAACCGCAGGGAATGACGCGGGTGCCCCCAGAGCCCCGGCAACGGGCGGGGAGGGCGAGCCCCGTCACCAAGACGCCCGCCTGGGCAGCACCGATAAGGAGCTGAAGTCAGGAGCCACCGCGGCGGACAGCGTCCGGACAGCGTCGGGGACCCCTTGGCAGCGGGGGCCGCGGGCCGAGGTCATGGATGCAG CGGGCGGCTCCCGGAACCCGCTCCCAAGGCCCTGCCACGTGCTGGTGCTGTTAAATCCGCGCGGGGGCAAGGGCAAAGCCCTGCAGCTCTTCTGGAGCCACGTGCAGCCGCTGCTGGTCCAGGCCGACGTCTCCTTCACGCTGATGCTCACTG AGCGGCGGAACCACGCCCGGGAGCTGGTGCGCACCGAGGACCTGCGACGCTGGGACGCGCTGGTGGTCATGTCCGGGGACGGGCTGATCCACGAG GTGGTGAACGGGCTCATGGAGCGGCCTGACTGGGAGACCGCCATCCAGAAGCCCCTGTGTAGCCTTCCAGCCGGCTCTGGCAATGCGGTGGCCGCTTCTTTGAACCATTACGCCGG GTACGAGCAGGTGACCAACGAAGACCTCCTGACCAACTGCACCCAGCTGCTGTGCCGCCGGCTGCTGGCGCCGATGGACCTACTGTCCCTGCAGACCGCCTGCGGGCAGCGCCTCTTCTCCGTGCTCAGCCTGGCGTGGGGTTTCATCGCCGACGTGGATCTGGAGAGCGAGAAGTTTCGGAGGCTGGGTGAGATGCGCTTCGCTCTGGGCACCTGCCTGCGCCTGGCGGCCCTGCGCACCTACCGGGGCAGCCTGGCCTACCTGCCCGCAGAAACGCCGGCCTCCAGGGGGGCACCCGCCCCGACTCGGGCCCCGCAGGGCCCCGCGGACACCCACGTGGTTCCCCTGGAGCAGCCAGTGCCCCCTCACTGGACGGTGGTGCCGGAGCAGGACTTCGTGCTGGTGCTGGCGCTCCTGCACTCCCACCTGGCCAGTGAGCTTTTCACCGCCCCCATGGGCCGCTGTTCGGCCGGCGCCATGCACCTGTTCTACGTGCGCGCCGGCGTGTCCCGGGCCACGCTGCTGCGCCTCTTCCTGGCCATGGAGAAGGGCAGGCACATGGAGTACCACTGCCCCCACCTGGTGTACGTGCCCGTGGTCGCCTTCCGCCTGGAGCCCAAGGACGGGAAGGGTGTGTTTGCTGTGGATGGGGAACTGCTGATCAGCGGGGCTGTCCAGGGCCAGGTTCTCCCCAACTACTTCTGGATGGTCAGTGGCTGCAGGGAGTCCCCACCCTCTCTGAAACTGCAGCCCTCACCCCGAAGGAGGTCTCAGCAGAGGCCGCCCCCAGCAGAGAGCCGGTGA
- the SPHK1 gene encoding sphingosine kinase 1 isoform X3 — MDAAGGSRNPLPRPCHVLVLLNPRGGKGKALQLFWSHVQPLLVQADVSFTLMLTERRNHARELVRTEDLRRWDALVVMSGDGLIHEVVNGLMERPDWETAIQKPLCSLPAGSGNAVAASLNHYAGYEQVTNEDLLTNCTQLLCRRLLAPMDLLSLQTACGQRLFSVLSLAWGFIADVDLESEKFRRLGEMRFALGTCLRLAALRTYRGSLAYLPAETPASRGAPAPTRAPQGPADTHVVPLEQPVPPHWTVVPEQDFVLVLALLHSHLASELFTAPMGRCSAGAMHLFYVRAGVSRATLLRLFLAMEKGRHMEYHCPHLVYVPVVAFRLEPKDGKGVFAVDGELLISGAVQGQVLPNYFWMVSGCRESPPSLKLQPSPRRRSQQRPPPAESR; from the exons ATGGATGCAG CGGGCGGCTCCCGGAACCCGCTCCCAAGGCCCTGCCACGTGCTGGTGCTGTTAAATCCGCGCGGGGGCAAGGGCAAAGCCCTGCAGCTCTTCTGGAGCCACGTGCAGCCGCTGCTGGTCCAGGCCGACGTCTCCTTCACGCTGATGCTCACTG AGCGGCGGAACCACGCCCGGGAGCTGGTGCGCACCGAGGACCTGCGACGCTGGGACGCGCTGGTGGTCATGTCCGGGGACGGGCTGATCCACGAG GTGGTGAACGGGCTCATGGAGCGGCCTGACTGGGAGACCGCCATCCAGAAGCCCCTGTGTAGCCTTCCAGCCGGCTCTGGCAATGCGGTGGCCGCTTCTTTGAACCATTACGCCGG GTACGAGCAGGTGACCAACGAAGACCTCCTGACCAACTGCACCCAGCTGCTGTGCCGCCGGCTGCTGGCGCCGATGGACCTACTGTCCCTGCAGACCGCCTGCGGGCAGCGCCTCTTCTCCGTGCTCAGCCTGGCGTGGGGTTTCATCGCCGACGTGGATCTGGAGAGCGAGAAGTTTCGGAGGCTGGGTGAGATGCGCTTCGCTCTGGGCACCTGCCTGCGCCTGGCGGCCCTGCGCACCTACCGGGGCAGCCTGGCCTACCTGCCCGCAGAAACGCCGGCCTCCAGGGGGGCACCCGCCCCGACTCGGGCCCCGCAGGGCCCCGCGGACACCCACGTGGTTCCCCTGGAGCAGCCAGTGCCCCCTCACTGGACGGTGGTGCCGGAGCAGGACTTCGTGCTGGTGCTGGCGCTCCTGCACTCCCACCTGGCCAGTGAGCTTTTCACCGCCCCCATGGGCCGCTGTTCGGCCGGCGCCATGCACCTGTTCTACGTGCGCGCCGGCGTGTCCCGGGCCACGCTGCTGCGCCTCTTCCTGGCCATGGAGAAGGGCAGGCACATGGAGTACCACTGCCCCCACCTGGTGTACGTGCCCGTGGTCGCCTTCCGCCTGGAGCCCAAGGACGGGAAGGGTGTGTTTGCTGTGGATGGGGAACTGCTGATCAGCGGGGCTGTCCAGGGCCAGGTTCTCCCCAACTACTTCTGGATGGTCAGTGGCTGCAGGGAGTCCCCACCCTCTCTGAAACTGCAGCCCTCACCCCGAAGGAGGTCTCAGCAGAGGCCGCCCCCAGCAGAGAGCCGGTGA